The Lates calcarifer isolate ASB-BC8 unplaced genomic scaffold, TLL_Latcal_v3 _unitig_1424_quiver_1035, whole genome shotgun sequence DNA segment TTGAAGCCCACCATCCCGTAGACGATGTACCGGTAAGGCAGCTCCACCTCCATGTGCTGCCTGGCCTTCCTCACGTCCCCGCTGGGCACCCTGGACACCCAGCACACCAGCGGGATGGTGACGGCCTTCATCAGCGCCCGCGTGGCCATCAGCACCAGGACGCCCAGGACGAGCCGCAGCACGGCCGCGGCCACCAGACCCACGCTGAGGGCGGGCAGGGTGAACGGCAGCTGGTCCGGCGTCGGGTCAGGCAGCAGGCCCAGGTAGTGGTTGACGTGGGAGGCCAGGGCCACGCCGGCCCCCGTGCCCAGGATCTGAGCGGTGTCGCCCCGCGAGGTGCTCCAGGTGTCCAGGGTGAAGGAAAACAGGCCCAGGCCCAGGTGGAGGGAGATGATGATGAGCGGGGCGTAGCGGCAGGTCAGGTTGAAGCCATCGATCAGGTCCAGGGCcgggaggaagaagaggaggatcaGGACGCTGTAGAGGACGCCGGCCATGACGTCCTGGgggacagacaaacagagattttgttttcatccaaAGC contains these protein-coding regions:
- the LOC127139348 gene encoding sphingosine-1-phosphate phosphatase 1-like; translated protein: MAGVLYSVLILLFFLPALDLIDGFNLTCRYAPLIIISLHLGLGLFSFTLDTWSTSRGDTAQILGTGAGVALASHVNHYLGLLPDPTPDQLPFTLPALSVGLVAAAVLRLVLGVLVLMATRALMKAVTIPLVCWVSRVPSGDVRKARQHMEVELPYRYIVYGMVGFNVLFLVPLLFSYMQLS